The sequence TATGtcaaattaaacaatattttctaaGTGATTTTTACATCGCAAGTGACATTGTAATGGATAAACAAATGGGTAACAATGGTCATGCATCAAATCTTATCAAGTACATTAATTCTGGAAAGATATTCTCACAGTACTAATGTTGAACTCTTTTATACagtcatattttcttttgatgACGTATTTTGAATAAACCTTTCTACTGCGCCAGTTGAATACGCGTTCTGgtattaatgtttttaaacttCTGTAAACACTACACGTTTTTATACTGCTGTAACAAACATGCTCTAgaggttttgttttatttcctaATGATAACTAAACTTCGTTCCATTTATTAACTCGTACATCAATAGTTTGTTCCTTTGACAATTTTTGGCTATTATGgcttacatccactttatttcaattttggtagatagttgtctcattggcaatcataacaaaGATCcttatttttgtgtatttacttaAAATGGtactcaatattttttttaaagaaaaaaataaaaatgcacttACCTTAGATTTagcatttattaaatattaaacaaggatatcaaatacacaaaataaaattgatttctctctgaaaattttaaatgctCACTTTACAACTTTAACATATATCGATTTTATCTAATTGCTACGTTTTACTTTTagattaaaatatgaaatattattatattgaagGACACACAATTTAAATACCTTAAGTAATAAAAAATCTGTCAGTTTTAAACATTTCTACGTTGTAAATATCATATGAAAACATTGTACCTTGCGAATTATATTTCAATACTAATAAGAAGTATAGACAAGAAATagtttttgtacatgttatatatcGCATGAAAAATATCACGAAGTATACACGAATACACAGTGGAAAatctagtaaaaaaaataaatgtttccaAGTTGCAATCACTTTAGctggaaaacaattttgttgaaatttctGAAAATTGTATAATGCTGAGTACTATATATATGGAACACTTTGAAATTGGTGTAatgctttattttttgtgtgaatatgatttttcattcttttttttctatcagtTTGCAAAAAAAAGCTTTGTTATTATAGTATGAAGTGTCAGTTTAATGTATAATTATAGTGCCAGTTTAACAATCGTCTAATGGAAATCTctcaataaataaagaaaacgaGACAGTATGATTTTGCATGAATTTTTCAAAGAACATATTTCaacatattatatgtttgttaaaGTGCTATTGATGTTTCGAAATAATGTTTAATGCTTTTGTTAAccattaattttctttaatcatAAGAAGAGTTACTATTCCTTTGTTCTCCTCACATCAATTTACATACCATACTTTGCTTCCAGCTTTCTGATCTTTTTCTTACTATTTCTCAACAGATCGTCATCCTTTTCAGGTTTGTTGTATTGGTACTCAGATAAAGCCTGTCGTATTAATTGCGGATCGTTTGATTTTAAAGCTTCCGTTAACATCTGGGCTGCTTCTATCCTCTTATCaactgtaaatataaattagcttatatattttcaaaacgatTTGGTCAACAATTGTtgcaaaaaaacaatattttttttggacccaaagtgggtttttttttttaatattaattttatatggGAACACACTATTTTATAACTCAATAAATGGCTGCTTATTTTTAAATGCTTGAACACCGATCCTAAATACGTAAACTaaactatttaaataaaatacaacagtTGGTTGATGAGTATCTTTATtttaaccaaagaaaaaaaaaaccaatgcaaCGACCTCTTTAACTCTTGAACATGTCACTTTTCGGAAATCATGATCAGTCAGTAAAATTCCTAAACAAATTCATAAAATGTCttatttgtaaacataaataaaaaccgttctgaaaaaatattgtgCCAAAAGCTGTTTACCTAACCATTTATAAACCACTTATAATTTACCGGTATATCAACCTTCTGAGTGTTTACCCCATAAGTGTTTAAAACCGTATGTTAAAACTTTCCTTTATTGTTTGACAATTGTTTACaagaataaataattatattaagcTAAATTAAACAACTAAAAAGTCATCATGACGGacatacacatgtatattaCAAACAGTAACGGAAATGGCTGTAAAGTTATCTCATTCCTGATATTATTCATCTATTACTGGTAGTTTTACCTTTAATGTTTGTTTGTCTTCTACATGGACTTAAACTAAAATTACCCCATTTAATGTACTAGTACTTCCCTGGAATTCATTTGTTTTACGCAGAACGGTTATGATAACGTggaaaaaacataaacaacaaaGCTAGTTGTTTtcgtttatttatgtttttgtcataaATGAGGGCTTTGGTTGTTTCATTcagtgttgttttattttaattttatatattttagcatgccttttatagatgactttTATACTGTATGGATTTTGCTCATCGTTAAAAGCTGTCCGGTGACAAATTGTTGCCTAAATCCATTTCGTTTGGTCCCTAGTGGATAGTAATGTCAGTGTCATTCAGAACtagttttcatatttgagtttttttatataaatgaaaatatgtatattacagGGGTTCATATGTGAATATTACACTTTGGATGTGTGATTAAAACTCACCATCAACAAAGTTTTTGAGACGACTATCATTTATATGACGTTCCAGATCCGAAACGTCTGTTCCGGCATTTTCTCtttcttcttttataatttgcaaGACTTCTTTAGCGTCTTCTTCTAACTCTTCCTCTTTGTCATTCCGTGTGATGATATATCTGCTGACTAAACGTAGAAACTTATTCTCctgttgaaaaatattaaagatgtAATCACCAAGGTCTTCTAAGGTCACCTTATAAATATCAATGCCTTTCTCTGTATATCTTTGTATAGATTGAGAATTCTGAGGTTCAGACCGGTCAGCTTTCTGGAGAAAGGCTGTGAGTATATCGATACCTCTTGGTACAGGGATAGATATTTCAGTATCTGTCGTAACTATTGATTCTGCTTTAACTTCTTTTGTATGCTTCCAGAAGTTTTTGCTGTTTTccaatgttttgttgtttaatgtTCCAACTTCTATGTGTCGACCATGGGAATTTATAAGGAAGGCATACgcattgtttaatttttctgGTTCATCTTTCTTAATTGCATAGACATTAAATGCGTATTCTCCGCGCACTGGAACATCAATGGCGAATGCTTGTTTTTGATTCTTTCTATATTGATTCACTCTCATTCGTGGAACGGCTGACGGATCATTTGAATGAAGCTCGCCTACTAAATCAACATCTGACTTTGTCATAAAATCTATATGTGtgtgtccatcttttgctatgaTGTAGCCATTTTCATGCATATTTGCTGCAATTCCTAAACGTTCGATGGTAGAATGTGGACCAAGATTATCTTGGGCGATATTCGGAAGGCACTGTACCTCTCCTTTTTTCATAGAGCAATGTATTAGATAGTTAAGAACATTCTCTTGTTCCATTGACTCTGTGTTTCTTGTAAAGAACTTTAGTCCGTAGATTCCCTGGTGTGGCAATCTTGTTCGAACAATATATTTTCCTTGGTTCCAATAGAGCATAGCGTATTTTGACATGTTGGCACTGTCCACAAACGGATTGAGTAATTTCATTTCTAATCTAAGTTCTTGCCTTCCTTCGATCTCAATATCTAGTATTCCTGTTGCTGTGTAAATACTTGATTCCTCATGTGTTATTGGAACTAATCCTAATCGTCTTGATACTTTGTTCGGTCCCCAGCCTAGTTTAGGATAGTCAGGTAAAGGTAGACATTCCTTTGCTAACTGCGAGGATAAAACTACAAATGAACATATTAAATCAAACTTTTCTAAACCTTCAGTCCCAGGGTCGCATGCAAATACATTGACACGAAACTTGCCAAGAACCGGAATATTAAACATAAAGTGAATACTTTCATCATGTCGTTCAAACATAATGAAATGATGGAGAATTTTATCAAGTTTCCTGGTTGTGTCACCCTCAGGAATTGTTCTAATAAAGTTGTGCTTAAAATGATAGTTTTGTCCTCTTAATTGTGGAAAATGAAGTTTAAATTCAGCTTGTCCTTCAACTActtttatcaatatattattttgtggaTATGTTACTCCCATTTCTCTGGATCTTTCTCGGACGTataatcttttgaaaaaatcCACTTTTGACATATTGTCCTTTAGTAACTGCCATTTGTCTTCGTCTGGATAATGTGTCCATATAAGGTCTTCTGCATTTGTGAAGAAATATTCTTCGTCAGCATCATCATCATGACCTACTCTTTGTATAGACCTTGTGCTAAGTGATTCGTCATCTTCACCAGAGTTTAGTTTTACACACCATTTAGCCCAGAAAATATCAACAAGACGCCATTCGTTTTGGACAAAAACAGCATTCCATTGTGCTTTCAATTCTGGAGTTTCTGGTTCTCCAAGATCGTAATCTTCATTCTTTGTTATTCCATCGATAACTTTACAAGGAACTTCTGCCATTCTATTAACAAATCACATTTTTAGTACTGTATTCTTtaagtaaaagtttaattttcaaacaatttaagCTTTTATGTTTAATTACTATTGGATGCAACattacaattgtttttaaacatctgAAACATGTACAAGCATACAACATAATACTATAAGTTATATCTCCCCACTGATCTGTTCAATGTTTAAACTTTTCAATACACTCATATTCGTCTAAAGTGTTCCAAAGCTATATGTTAAATGgtcgttttttttcttttcttattctgatattaataagaaaatgtggtatgtagtaccaataagacaactctctacaacaTCGAATATATGACATCGACAATTGTTCCGAAACATCGATGTTTATCATATGCTATGGTGATGATTGCGGAGTGTGTATTCCAATAAAAGTGATTTACATTTTGGACAGCTATGACACAATTAAAGACAATTccgatggtttttttttcttctatctTATTTTTGCGGTTAGATTCATGCAGTATAtttgtaagaaaaaataaatgtgtttgcaGAAAATGGACAGTTTGATATAATGCATTGAGATATGTCGTTTCTCTCAACTTTGATTTGTTCttggtttgttttaaattttacagaatCCATcggtttttttgttgttgataatGATTCAACACCTTTAgacatatatttcttttattaactATAATATTGAAGGTATGTATGTATGTTCTTATGTACTACTTACGTGCATAAGATATAGAAAAGATTTGCAAGGTTTCCCATATCACATTGGATTTTACTGAAGTATTCTAGCGGTGTATCGGGTACTGGTGTGGTAGCTATTTCCATATTCTGTACATCATAGGATGTTATCCATCTATAGATCGCCCTCACCCGAACCAAGTCGTCAAACACGTCATCACCTGTTAAATACTGGACAAGTTCCCAGAATGTACCTTCTAACAAAGACTTGGGTGCCTGATttcacatgaaataaaaaaaacaattctggTCGTGATTAATTGCAAATTTTTGGATAAGTGTCATCAAATTATATAGTTGGTTAAGCAGTTgcataataatgaaaaaaaataacagtgaaACCATTACGAAATTcattcaaattatattattcTAGGTATGTAACTTTATGTCAAACCATGATAACTTgctctgattttatttttaactgtgatcaaggatttgtatagaaagACTTTACAAATGCTAAAACAACCAAAGTTTGCTCCAATTTTTTTTGTGTCCATAGATTTACAAGGTTTGAACAGCCTTTATTTGTCATCATCATGAAATTCGATTgaggacaaaatatatttagatgcaacaaagaataaaaaacacTGATGAATTTCCTGGCTAAGGACAAGCACATAGTAATATGAGGGTGATATTTAGAGTTTTTGGTTGTAATTGTGGTTTTGTGCTCGGATGCTTCAGAATCGTCATATTAATTGGGGGTTTGCGTTTCGCTTTGAATGACCGACTAGCTTTGCAATCATGACGCATACAGTTATTTATGTggttttcattgtaaaattgGGGTTTGGGAATGATACGAGCGATTAGGAGACTGTGAAATTCCGTAATATACGGATAATTTGATCATACGActgaacaatttttaaaaaaagttatcattGAAGAACAAATGCCTTTTGTCAAGATATTCTGTTCTTTGAAATGCTTCctattccttttaaaattgacaagaaCTTATATTACCGTTAGCGCGTGTCGATCAACAACATCAAAGTTGATACCACGGAGAAACACCTGCTTTGTCTGCTTCTGTGGAATTGGTTCTGGAATTTCCCCTTTCTTCAAAGATTTCTTCCATGCCCCTGGTCTTTCATCTATCTAATTGAATacaattttatagtttatatatatataattatgtgtatAATGTAGATCATATTATATTTGATTCGAATTGTCTTTTTGCAACTTCCGAATGTACTCTGTACAATGAGATCCATGTGTCCAAGCTATGCCTTTGGGAGAGACATAAATGTTAGTTGACAACGAAAAGCTGACGAACAAAGCAAATTTAACTGTGCGTTATGTATGTaatcctttggtttttttttaaatcgtttaAGTTCAGGTAAAACTTTTGAtatcagtattatttttttttttattaaaaggcAGGTTCAACTGTTCATGTTTTGAATGAGTAGCGTACCAGTGTGTCCGGTTTAGAACAAATGCTATAATTGTCAAAAGGATACCAATTGTGTAAAAATGTGTGTAGTTACACAATTATAATTCGATCCTTGCCAACAAGGTATTATGTTTTCCCAATGGTTCATGAGCAATCTcacttatttaatataaaaaatcgaACCGGCCAAATCCTTCTATGGCTTattttgcctgagggagtttctttataattacaAAAGCTAGAAAGGTTTATTTATAATCATGTCAGTACTGAAGTagtgactactgagctggtgatactctcggaACTGATTGTATACCATTTGAAGTATTGACCCAggacttaaaaaaatgaaaacaatacgtTCGAAGATTCATTTGATATCTTTGTTCTATCATTTATATGAATGTACCTTTGCTGCATAGCTTGATACAGTTTTTTCATCACCGTCATTTTTGTTGGCCGTCTCTGGTAAACTTTCATCTTCATTTGTCTCGACATGcgttgggagttttggttttcCATTGGCTTTGGGTTTATTAGCGTCATTTGATATTTTGCCTTTGACAGTTTTATTCTGACGAATACTTTCATTGATTTGCCTAGCATCTGTCTCTCTTGGAGCAGTTCCGCTAGTGCTTTCTACTGGCTGAGCGATATTATTGGGTGTGTTCTCTGTTACACTTTGTGAACTTTTCGATTCATTAGACCCCATGTCCCTAAGGATTTCTGAGAATCTGACGtcggatgaaaaaaaaaattataactatatatttcaaatgacgatataatatattatattattgtatagcaatataatatttcccacagaaagtaaccaaaagttagcgtgcaataaattcttttattgcactagtgcaataagtCTTCAAAATtaatgacgtcatcaacgaaaACAACtcagtttaaaccaatttttactttcaaatattatattgctatacaataaaagggttattgcatgaatattggggaatattgtccctcgtagaacatatattgcactcgcaagctcgtgcaatataaaattctactcgggacaatattccccaatattcatgcaataaccctataatatcTCTTTGCAATATCATATTTGCTTTGAACACattattttgtgtttgtattaataaaaacagTGTTCCTGAATATAAAATCAACACACTATTTAGACTTCATTATCATATGTGTGATCCTTTCACACAAAGTCTGCTCAAACCGAGATATGTGGAAGAACGACTGAAATCGACACCACGTAAGATTTACTTACACCATCATGAATTGGTTGATTGATATCATGTGTCAGTGTATTTATTCACTGGCGGGAATTGGTTGATTGATATCATGTGTCAGTGTATTTATTCACTGGCGG is a genomic window of Mytilus trossulus isolate FHL-02 chromosome 1, PNRI_Mtr1.1.1.hap1, whole genome shotgun sequence containing:
- the LOC134685541 gene encoding uncharacterized protein LOC134685541, encoding MGSNESKSSQSVTENTPNNIAQPVESTSGTAPRETDARQINESIRQNKTVKGKISNDANKPKANGKPKLPTHVETNEDESLPETANKNDGDEKTVSSYAAKIDERPGAWKKSLKKGEIPEPIPQKQTKQVFLRGINFDVVDRHALTAPKSLLEGTFWELVQYLTGDDVFDDLVRVRAIYRWITSYDVQNMEIATTPVPDTPLEYFSKIQCDMGNLANLFYILCTMAEVPCKVIDGITKNEDYDLGEPETPELKAQWNAVFVQNEWRLVDIFWAKWCVKLNSGEDDESLSTRSIQRVGHDDDADEEYFFTNAEDLIWTHYPDEDKWQLLKDNMSKVDFFKRLYVRERSREMGVTYPQNNILIKVVEGQAEFKLHFPQLRGQNYHFKHNFIRTIPEGDTTRKLDKILHHFIMFERHDESIHFMFNIPVLGKFRVNVFACDPGTEGLEKFDLICSFVVLSSQLAKECLPLPDYPKLGWGPNKVSRRLGLVPITHEESSIYTATGILDIEIEGRQELRLEMKLLNPFVDSANMSKYAMLYWNQGKYIVRTRLPHQGIYGLKFFTRNTESMEQENVLNYLIHCSMKKGEVQCLPNIAQDNLGPHSTIERLGIAANMHENGYIIAKDGHTHIDFMTKSDVDLVGELHSNDPSAVPRMRVNQYRKNQKQAFAIDVPVRGEYAFNVYAIKKDEPEKLNNAYAFLINSHGRHIEVGTLNNKTLENSKNFWKHTKEVKAESIVTTDTEISIPVPRGIDILTAFLQKADRSEPQNSQSIQRYTEKGIDIYKVTLEDLGDYIFNIFQQENKFLRLVSRYIITRNDKEEELEEDAKEVLQIIKEERENAGTDVSDLERHINDSRLKNFVDVDKRIEAAQMLTEALKSNDPQLIRQALSEYQYNKPEKDDDLLRNSKKKIRKLEAKYDLLRAFKARELTNLDRAIVVASAINEDRSFDQQLIHAKRLRDRLAAMRTMQDMARNTDNRVVGEIRQYNTPPNGVHQTIMAALMLMGYDPSEVKTWKNCQKILGLHGEKSFLTQMSKFDPKDVNLTLAVEAKKVIEPYTAEQIHSESHEAASVFIWAENMIKEIESNAGTLGVDKMVPEHNRAKTEIEKPVKIVPQAESPAPSKSKKEKPTLVTLDSLFMESPVPPQSQTKVKDQKKQAAKNQQQPPQKRPSESDNKLNGKRTNPKVNTKANETIQSTDSKQKNKSQDKNNNTAKPVPKKANNQVEVAKNNKKPTEVTQKDKSVQGAKVLEKVPVEEVIQDKDVKKPKTNYISKNVKSFKPKTEEEEDDKISSYLSNYKKKHTNDNDDDDRNSIDGHLSIPENTGKPKQLLGGGYHGKNPVAENPYNKYVYDFDPLDALDHEDSPEPEPEVVNKKGYKGIFNRRKEDKGANEKLWATSIKAK